A DNA window from Allokutzneria albata contains the following coding sequences:
- a CDS encoding TerD family protein, with amino-acid sequence MLEKVLIQKTMRVPAGTGAAGDGTAVARQLDAALLSVGFSASRALLEHVGGLAPGPAMDIASAAVSAVRELVGDHVRHNAYFIGFPDGVPDTIEFWLERLHAAVLAGGGETTGVDLARLDLLALPGYGTYQHSYADLLAAHDELIASAGDRITVLHLGDPVEAEARRLYLALAGRSTPLGEADLALLTDLAIFCAEGEQPARVPVRENRAVLNGIRLALGKPLVAVDTTTDVLRLACQVSGGDVSLTVVTRFRAFRRRERRLLLAALNDVVGANRNKLGDVARYAEPWKRLGERLHPHEYGRWPHAQEVFAVARRERRVRGLAGRAEEAIRSGQIGAAASVLSAAPGLLVRSADRLLRQASAAERETVVDTVSGALGDASGRVLCSLREHFGNRLAPAATRMFTGRARRAWVERDDRPSLPEELVAELSARLDAEITRRLPELARPLLVDPDVLDVALPLSGKAAEGGFAVLPRGSRTAISGELLRFFTYWRQTRRRTDYDLSMQLLDDQFHAAGQVSWTNYRHDGVVHSGDITDAAKGATEFIDVPLAVETPYVVPQVHIYAGESFDEVAESMFGYQTRDRDQRGAPFDARTVRARSQMRGPGRVALPMVFARQADGWQAVWLHLYLRGRPAFNRVEDNAFTTADRVRALVERRYLTMSYLLDRWRGRAEVRLWDGRVPEEPVVFVGIEAPDLPEGSEVYSLDRLGELLPG; translated from the coding sequence GTGCTCGAGAAGGTGTTGATCCAGAAGACGATGCGCGTGCCCGCAGGCACGGGAGCGGCGGGCGACGGCACGGCTGTGGCCCGTCAGCTGGACGCGGCGCTGCTCTCGGTCGGGTTCTCCGCGTCGCGGGCCCTGCTGGAGCACGTCGGCGGGCTGGCCCCGGGACCCGCGATGGACATCGCGTCCGCCGCCGTGTCCGCCGTGCGCGAGTTGGTCGGTGACCACGTCCGGCACAACGCCTACTTCATCGGTTTCCCGGACGGCGTGCCCGACACGATCGAGTTCTGGCTGGAGCGACTGCACGCTGCGGTGCTCGCCGGTGGCGGCGAGACCACGGGAGTGGACCTCGCCCGGCTCGATCTGCTCGCGCTGCCCGGCTACGGGACCTACCAGCACAGCTACGCCGACCTCCTCGCCGCGCACGACGAGCTGATCGCCTCGGCCGGGGACCGGATCACCGTGCTGCACCTGGGCGATCCGGTCGAGGCGGAGGCGAGGCGGCTCTACCTCGCACTGGCCGGGCGCTCGACGCCGCTGGGCGAGGCGGACCTGGCGCTGCTCACCGATCTCGCGATCTTCTGCGCCGAGGGTGAGCAGCCCGCGCGTGTCCCGGTGCGGGAGAACCGCGCCGTGCTCAACGGGATCCGGCTCGCGCTCGGCAAGCCCCTCGTCGCCGTGGACACCACGACCGACGTGCTGCGCCTGGCCTGCCAGGTTTCCGGCGGGGACGTCTCACTCACCGTGGTGACGCGGTTCCGCGCCTTCCGGCGCCGGGAGCGGCGGCTGCTGCTGGCCGCGCTGAACGACGTCGTCGGTGCGAACCGGAACAAGCTCGGTGACGTCGCGCGCTACGCCGAACCGTGGAAGCGGCTCGGGGAGCGACTGCACCCGCACGAGTACGGCCGGTGGCCGCACGCGCAGGAGGTGTTCGCGGTCGCGCGGCGGGAACGCCGGGTGCGTGGCCTCGCGGGCCGGGCCGAGGAGGCGATCCGCTCCGGGCAGATCGGGGCGGCGGCATCGGTGCTGTCAGCCGCGCCGGGACTGCTCGTGCGATCCGCGGACCGGCTGCTGCGCCAGGCGTCCGCGGCGGAGCGGGAGACCGTGGTCGACACGGTCTCGGGTGCGCTCGGTGACGCGTCGGGGCGGGTGCTCTGCTCGCTGCGGGAGCACTTCGGCAACCGGCTGGCTCCCGCCGCGACGCGGATGTTCACCGGCCGGGCGCGGCGCGCGTGGGTCGAACGCGATGACCGCCCGTCGCTGCCGGAGGAGCTGGTGGCCGAGCTGTCGGCACGGCTCGACGCGGAGATCACGCGCCGGCTGCCGGAACTCGCGCGGCCGCTGCTGGTGGACCCGGACGTGCTCGACGTCGCGTTGCCCTTGTCCGGCAAGGCGGCCGAGGGCGGGTTCGCGGTGCTGCCGAGGGGATCGCGCACGGCGATCTCCGGTGAGCTGCTGCGCTTCTTCACGTACTGGCGGCAGACGCGGCGCCGCACCGACTACGACCTGTCGATGCAGTTGCTCGACGACCAGTTCCACGCGGCGGGCCAGGTGTCGTGGACGAACTACCGCCACGACGGCGTGGTGCACTCCGGCGACATCACCGACGCGGCGAAGGGGGCGACCGAGTTCATCGACGTGCCCCTCGCGGTGGAGACGCCGTACGTGGTGCCGCAGGTCCACATCTACGCGGGTGAGTCGTTCGACGAGGTCGCCGAGTCGATGTTCGGGTACCAGACCCGGGATCGGGACCAGCGGGGCGCGCCGTTCGACGCGCGGACCGTGCGGGCGCGCTCGCAGATGCGGGGGCCGGGCCGGGTGGCGCTGCCGATGGTGTTCGCCAGGCAGGCGGACGGCTGGCAGGCCGTGTGGCTGCACCTGTACCTGCGCGGGCGCCCGGCGTTCAACCGGGTGGAGGACAACGCTTTCACCACGGCCGACCGGGTGCGGGCGCTGGTGGAGCGGCGCTACCTGACCATGTCCTACCTGCTCGACCGGTGGCGCGGGCGGGCCGAGGTGCGGCTGTGGGACGGGCGTGTGCCGGAGGAGCCGGTGGTCTTCGTCGGGATCGAGGCGCCGGACCTGCCGGAAGGGTCCGAGGTGTACTCGCTGGACCGGCTCGGCGAGCTGCTCCCGGGCTGA